The following are from one region of the Persephonella sp. genome:
- a CDS encoding UPF0175 family protein — protein sequence MKIVIEVPDELNLKEDEIKIAALAKLYELGKISSGKAAKLLGISRIGFLDLLGKYKVQISPDTEEELFKDIENAYFVK from the coding sequence ATGAAAATTGTAATAGAAGTTCCAGATGAACTTAATTTAAAAGAAGATGAAATAAAAATAGCTGCCTTAGCTAAGTTATATGAACTTGGAAAAATATCTTCTGGTAAGGCTGCTAAACTACTGGGTATATCCCGTATAGGGTTTTTGGATTTGCTTGGGAAATATAAAGTCCAGATATCACCTGATACGGAGGAGGAACTTTTTAAGGATATAGAGAATGCTTATTTTGTTAAATAA
- a CDS encoding TraM recognition domain-containing protein — MIDYEILLELIKQTKNQQAKTYLYNLYERLNDDKKRMQAEKDISGLRNFTAKMSDYDFLNSYVSDINFEKLIFADAVVYVVLPKLLFGEVAKSLGKMIASDLQYITGYLSANMQKTKVVLSIDEFENFVFEGIQDLFNKGRSAGVRIIAAHQSLSDISHEEKETMKKIIQANTRIKIFLAQADTESAQWFSQLLGKRPIRIAFGIEDTLNVQDNYTYLVEPNQLTSLQNFQAYFYVRGKAYKGHIYTVPSDFEIGKDVPYLRIKPTIKRENGIKLWEKLLNKQR, encoded by the coding sequence CTGATAGATTATGAAATTCTCCTTGAGCTTATAAAACAGACCAAAAACCAGCAGGCTAAAACATACCTATACAACCTATATGAAAGGCTCAACGATGATAAAAAAAGAATGCAGGCAGAAAAGGATATATCTGGTTTGAGGAACTTTACCGCAAAAATGTCTGACTATGATTTTTTAAACTCTTATGTGTCAGATATAAATTTTGAAAAACTGATTTTTGCTGATGCTGTTGTTTATGTGGTTTTACCAAAACTTTTGTTTGGAGAAGTAGCAAAAAGTCTCGGAAAGATGATAGCTTCGGACCTGCAGTATATTACCGGTTATCTATCAGCTAACATGCAAAAAACAAAAGTGGTATTAAGCATAGATGAGTTTGAAAACTTTGTTTTTGAAGGTATCCAGGATTTATTTAACAAAGGTAGGAGTGCAGGAGTAAGGATTATCGCAGCTCATCAATCACTTTCTGATATATCCCATGAGGAAAAGGAAACAATGAAAAAAATAATACAGGCAAACACCAGAATAAAAATATTTTTAGCCCAAGCTGATACAGAAAGTGCCCAGTGGTTCAGTCAGCTATTAGGTAAAAGACCTATAAGAATAGCTTTTGGAATAGAAGATACACTGAATGTCCAGGATAATTACACATATCTGGTAGAACCCAATCAGCTAACATCTTTGCAAAACTTCCAGGCTTATTTTTATGTCCGCGGAAAAGCATACAAAGGACACATATATACCGTTCCATCTGATTTTGAAATTGGAAAAGATGTTCCTTATCTGAGGATAAAGCCTACTATAAAAAGAGAAAATGGCATAAAACTATGGGAAAAGCTTTTAAATAAACAAAGATAA
- a CDS encoding type II toxin-antitoxin system VapC family toxin gives MNNKIFVDSSIFIENFKGNTIAKEILEVAIDKFDVCINSIVFSEVLFKLIVLKSGKSILTLKSQNLISDLIKELKNYSELLLLFEVLEENKDVLNLSLRFMEKYSLLTNDALILATCKYYGIDKIASLDSDFEKATITEKIKLIRSMNDLL, from the coding sequence ATGAACAATAAAATATTTGTTGACAGTTCCATTTTTATTGAAAATTTTAAAGGAAATACTATAGCTAAAGAAATACTGGAAGTAGCTATTGACAAATTTGACGTATGTATAAATAGCATAGTATTTTCAGAAGTTCTTTTTAAATTAATAGTTTTAAAATCAGGCAAGTCCATATTAACGCTTAAAAGCCAAAATTTAATCTCAGATTTAATAAAAGAGTTAAAAAATTATTCAGAGTTACTTTTGTTATTTGAAGTCTTGGAAGAAAATAAAGATGTATTAAACCTTTCTCTTAGATTTATGGAAAAATATAGTCTATTAACTAATGATGCTTTAATTTTAGCTACTTGTAAGTATTACGGAATAGATAAAATAGCTTCTTTGGATAGTGATTTTGAAAAGGCAACCATAACTGAAAAAATCAAACTTATAAGAAGTATGAATGATTTGCTATGA